From Meiothermus sp., a single genomic window includes:
- a CDS encoding heavy metal translocating P-type ATPase gives MSKELQIGVQGMTCAACVNRVERGLKKAEGVELAQVNLATEQASVVYDPEKTSPAALVEQVREAGYTPVVAEVAFGVTGMTCAACAARVERALKKLDGVLEASVNLATERATVKFLPASTGLAQLKRAVRDAGYGVIEAASDKNRTDAEREARQREIASLRRAFTVAYYFSVPLFLLAMLPMLWMPAHMFLRSLFPEPVWNGVMLALATPVQFGPGLRFYRHGWAALRARSPDMNSLVMIGTSAAYFYSLGVVLFPGLFPPQARHVYFEASAVVITLILLGKYLEAIAKGRTSEAMKKLLSLQAKTARVVEGGLEREIPVDEVLPGDLVVVRPGERIPVDGVVVSGQSYVDESMITGEPIPVHKTEGAQVVGGTLNQTGAFTFRATAVGADTVLARIVRLVEAAQGSKPPIQNLADRVVAVFTPIVLGIALLTAGVWLLFGGENALTFALVNTVAVLIIACPCAMGLATPVSIMVGTGKAAEMGVLFRKGEALQTLQQAQVIALDKTGTLTKGKPELTDLQVMEGFDEAEVLRLIASLEQKSEHPIARAIVRAAEARGLGLVEPQGFEALPGFGVSAQVAIYRVDVGADRYMARLGLEVSPFAALAQRLADEGKTPLYAAVGGKLAAVLAVADPIKEGTLEAIALLHHQGFKVAMITGDNARTAQAIAKRLGIDEVLAEVLPEGKAEAVKRLQDKGYKVAFVGDGINDAPALAQADVGLAIGTGTDVAIETADVILISGDLRGVPNAVALSRATLRNIRLNLFWAFAYNVLLIPVAAGALYPFTGWLLSPVLAGAAMGLSSLFVLSNALRLRSFRAPLGSRDKAQAGKLVPQV, from the coding sequence ATGAGCAAAGAACTTCAAATCGGGGTTCAGGGCATGACCTGTGCAGCCTGCGTAAACCGCGTGGAGCGGGGTCTAAAAAAAGCGGAGGGGGTGGAGCTGGCCCAGGTCAACCTGGCTACCGAACAGGCCAGCGTCGTCTACGACCCAGAGAAGACCAGCCCAGCGGCCCTGGTGGAGCAGGTTCGGGAGGCCGGCTACACCCCGGTGGTGGCCGAGGTGGCGTTCGGGGTTACCGGCATGACCTGCGCAGCCTGCGCGGCGCGGGTGGAGCGGGCCTTGAAGAAGTTGGACGGGGTGCTGGAGGCCAGTGTCAACCTCGCCACCGAACGGGCCACGGTCAAGTTCCTTCCGGCCAGCACGGGCCTGGCCCAGCTCAAGCGGGCGGTGCGCGACGCGGGCTATGGGGTGATTGAGGCCGCTTCGGACAAGAACCGCACCGATGCGGAACGCGAGGCCCGGCAGCGGGAAATTGCTTCGCTCCGGCGAGCCTTCACGGTTGCTTACTACTTTTCGGTGCCGCTCTTTTTGCTGGCCATGCTGCCGATGCTCTGGATGCCGGCCCACATGTTCTTGCGCTCGCTCTTCCCCGAGCCGGTGTGGAACGGGGTGATGCTGGCCCTGGCTACCCCGGTGCAGTTTGGACCGGGGCTGCGCTTCTACCGCCACGGCTGGGCGGCCCTGCGCGCGCGCTCGCCCGACATGAACAGCCTGGTAATGATCGGCACCTCGGCGGCCTACTTCTATAGCCTTGGGGTGGTGCTTTTCCCCGGCCTCTTTCCCCCGCAGGCCCGTCACGTCTACTTCGAGGCTTCGGCGGTGGTCATCACCCTGATCCTGCTGGGCAAGTACCTCGAGGCCATCGCCAAGGGCCGCACCTCCGAGGCCATGAAGAAGCTCCTCTCCTTGCAAGCCAAGACCGCGCGGGTGGTGGAGGGGGGCCTCGAGCGGGAAATCCCGGTGGACGAGGTTCTGCCGGGCGACCTGGTGGTGGTGCGCCCGGGCGAGCGGATTCCGGTGGACGGGGTGGTGGTCTCGGGTCAGAGCTACGTAGACGAGTCCATGATCACCGGCGAGCCCATCCCGGTGCACAAGACCGAAGGGGCCCAGGTGGTGGGGGGCACCCTCAACCAGACCGGGGCTTTCACCTTTCGGGCCACCGCCGTGGGCGCCGACACCGTGCTGGCCCGGATTGTCCGGCTGGTAGAGGCCGCTCAGGGCTCCAAGCCCCCCATTCAGAACCTGGCCGACCGGGTGGTGGCGGTGTTTACCCCCATCGTGCTGGGCATCGCCCTGCTCACCGCTGGGGTGTGGCTTCTGTTTGGGGGGGAAAACGCCCTGACCTTCGCCCTGGTCAACACGGTGGCGGTGCTGATCATCGCCTGCCCCTGTGCCATGGGTCTGGCCACCCCGGTGAGCATCATGGTGGGCACCGGCAAGGCTGCCGAGATGGGGGTGCTCTTCCGCAAGGGCGAGGCCCTGCAAACGCTGCAACAAGCCCAGGTGATCGCCCTTGACAAGACCGGCACCCTCACCAAGGGCAAGCCGGAGCTCACCGACCTGCAGGTCATGGAAGGTTTCGACGAGGCCGAAGTGCTACGCCTGATCGCCTCCCTCGAGCAGAAGTCCGAGCACCCCATCGCCCGCGCGATCGTGAGGGCAGCCGAGGCCAGGGGGCTGGGGCTCGTGGAGCCCCAGGGCTTCGAGGCCCTCCCCGGCTTCGGGGTGAGCGCTCAGGTGGCGATTTACCGGGTAGACGTGGGGGCCGACCGCTACATGGCGCGGCTGGGCCTCGAGGTGAGCCCCTTCGCTGCCCTGGCCCAGCGCCTGGCCGATGAGGGCAAAACCCCGCTCTATGCTGCGGTGGGCGGGAAGCTGGCGGCGGTTCTGGCCGTGGCCGACCCCATCAAGGAGGGAACCCTCGAGGCCATCGCCCTGCTGCACCACCAGGGCTTCAAGGTGGCGATGATCACCGGCGACAATGCCCGCACCGCGCAAGCTATCGCTAAGCGGCTAGGAATAGACGAGGTGCTCGCCGAAGTCCTGCCCGAGGGCAAAGCCGAGGCGGTGAAGCGGCTTCAGGACAAGGGCTACAAGGTCGCCTTCGTGGGCGACGGCATCAACGACGCCCCCGCCCTGGCCCAGGCCGATGTGGGGCTAGCCATCGGTACCGGCACCGACGTGGCTATAGAGACCGCCGACGTGATTCTAATCTCGGGCGACCTGCGCGGGGTGCCCAACGCCGTCGCGCTCAGCCGGGCCACCCTGCGCAACATCCGGCTCAACCTGTTCTGGGCTTTTGCCTACAACGTGCTCCTGATTCCGGTGGCCGCAGGGGCGCTCTACCCCTTTACCGGCTGGCTGCTCTCGCCGGTGCTGGCCGGGGCGGCCATGGGTCTTTCTTCTTTGTTTGTACTGTCCAACGCCCTGCGGCTGCGCTCCTTCAGAGCGCCGCTGGGTTCTCGGGACAAGGCTCAGGCGGGAAAGCTGGTTCCTCAGGTATGA
- a CDS encoding metal-sensitive transcriptional regulator has protein sequence MIHEHTLHLDPKVRQEARNRLLSAKGHLEGILKMLEGEPYCVDVLKQIKAVQGALDKVGDMVLKSHLEHHVASAALRGDTHRMVEELMEVLKYR, from the coding sequence ATGATCCACGAACATACCCTGCACCTCGACCCCAAGGTGCGGCAGGAGGCCCGCAACCGCCTGCTCTCGGCCAAGGGACACCTCGAGGGCATCCTCAAGATGCTCGAGGGCGAGCCCTACTGTGTGGACGTCCTAAAGCAAATCAAGGCGGTGCAGGGGGCTTTGGACAAGGTGGGGGATATGGTGCTCAAGAGCCACCTCGAGCACCACGTGGCCAGCGCCGCGCTGCGGGGCGACACACACCGGATGGTCGAGGAGTTGATGGAGGTGCTGAAGTATCGGTAG
- a CDS encoding heavy-metal-associated domain-containing protein, protein MTTELKVEGMSCNNCVRHVTEALKKVAGVERVEVSLQEGRATVSGSAPVEKLIEAIEEEGYTARVA, encoded by the coding sequence ATGACCACCGAACTCAAAGTCGAAGGTATGAGCTGCAACAACTGCGTGCGGCACGTCACCGAAGCCCTGAAGAAGGTAGCGGGCGTGGAGCGGGTAGAAGTCTCGCTGCAAGAGGGTCGGGCCACCGTAAGCGGCAGCGCACCGGTGGAAAAACTGATCGAGGCGATAGAAGAAGAGGGCTACACCGCCCGGGTGGCCTGA
- a CDS encoding DUF305 domain-containing protein has translation MALTLALGLALAQADHAQHGGMPMKSMGALEKLSGKGFDIAYMSMMIEHHQGAVEMAQAVLKVSKDARVRKAAQDIITVQNREITQLTTWLKGWYGLAPSRTYMDMMRGDMKTMMDTAMTGMKGQNPDRAFLEGMIPHHQDAIDMSKLALKKVAKAELRRFAQGVIDVQAREIEQYRRWLQSL, from the coding sequence GTGGCACTCACACTCGCCCTGGGCCTAGCCCTGGCTCAAGCCGATCACGCCCAGCACGGCGGGATGCCCATGAAGAGCATGGGAGCGCTCGAGAAGCTCTCGGGCAAGGGCTTCGACATCGCCTACATGTCCATGATGATCGAGCACCACCAGGGCGCGGTGGAGATGGCCCAGGCGGTGCTCAAGGTATCGAAGGACGCCCGCGTCCGCAAAGCGGCCCAGGACATCATCACCGTGCAGAACAGGGAAATCACCCAGCTCACCACCTGGCTCAAGGGCTGGTACGGCCTGGCTCCCTCCCGGACGTACATGGACATGATGCGCGGTGACATGAAGACCATGATGGACACCGCCATGACGGGCATGAAAGGCCAAAATCCCGACCGGGCCTTTTTGGAGGGCATGATCCCCCACCACCAAGACGCCATCGACATGTCCAAGCTGGCCCTGAAAAAGGTTGCCAAGGCGGAGCTCAGGCGCTTCGCCCAGGGCGTGATCGACGTACAGGCCAGGGAGATCGAGCAGTACCGGCGGTGGCTTCAATCCCTCTGA